The Curtobacterium poinsettiae DNA segment CCCTCGAAGCCGCGGCTCCCGTTCCGCGGACGCGTCGCCGACGACCGGGAGGCCCGTCCCGCGTCCGCCCCGGAAGCGCCGGTCGACGAGACGGTCGACGAGACCGCCGGGTCGACCCCCGCGGGTCGGCCCGCCGCCGGCACGTCGGGTCCGCACCGGGACCGCGTCGGCGCGTTCGCCGGAGCGGCCGGACGCCGGTTCGGCGCCGGCCTCTCCACCGTCGCCGACCGCCTGCGCGAGTACACCCCGAACGAGGACCACCGGGACCCGGAGGCCGACCGCCGCGACGCGGGACGCCGAGCGGCCACGAGCGGTGGAGCCGAACACGACGCGACCGTGACCGACGTGCTCGACGCGACCGGGGCCTCCCGGACCGATCAGCACGCCGAGGCGCCCATCGGGGCACGGGTGCGCGCTGCCGAGACCGCCCGCGAGGCGCGCATCGCGAAGCGGCGCCGCCGACTGCTCGAGCGTGCCGAGGTCCGCCGGTTCACCCGGCGCAGCCGGCACCGTCGCGCCGCGTGGATCACGGCGGCCAGCGTCGTCCTGGTGCTCGGGGTCTCGATCCTCGTCGCGGTGTTCTCCCCGCTGATGGCCCTCCGCACGATCGAGGTCAAGGGCACGAACCGCGTCGACGAGTCCGCGCTGCGCCAGGCCCTGTCCGACCAGATCGGCACGCCCCTGGCCCGGCTCGACTTCGACGCGATCAAGCGGGACGTCGCCGGGTTCCCGCTCATCGAGAGCTACGTGACTGAAGAGGCCCCGCCGCACACGCTCGTCGTCACGGTGACCGAGCGCACGCCGGTCGTCGCGGTGCGCTCCGGGAGCACCTTCGACCTCGTCGACCCCGCGGGCATCGTCGTGCAGTCGTCGCCGAAGCGCCCGGCGACCATGCCGCTCGCCGACATCGCCCGTGCGCGCCTGGGGTCTTCGAGCTTCCGCACGATGACCGAGGTCGTGCTGGCGCTGCCCTCGACGGTCCGGTCCCAGGTGACGCGCGTCGCCGGGTCGACCGCCGACGACGTGACCCTGACCCTGAAGGACGGCTCGACCGTCGTGTGGGGGAGCCCGGACGACTCGGACGCCAAGGCCGAACTGCTCGCCGCGCTGGTCAAGGACCACGCGGCGCGCAACCCGGGCGTCGTCGTCGAGTACGACGTGTCGGCACCGGACAACGGCGTGATCCGCGCCGAGGACTGAATTGCCGGACCTGATCGGCGACACGCGGCGTGGCGGGGCGACACTGCGCCGAACGCACCCGTAGCGTCGAAGCCAGCACCACATCTACCAGCATTGCCCCTGAACTTCAAGTAGAGGTTGAGGGTTCGACCGGAGGCCTGACTGACGTGACCACGAACCACAACTACCTCGCCGTCATCAAGGTCGTCGGTGTCGGCGGCGGCGGCGTCAACGCCGTCAACCGCATGATCGAGCTCGGTCTCCGTGGCGTCGAGTTCATCGCGATCAACACCGACGCCCAGGCCCTGCTGCTCAGCGACGCGGACGTCAAGCTCGACGTCGGCCGCGAGATCACCCGCGGCCTCGGTGCCGGCGCGGACCCCGAGGTCGGCCGTCGTGCCGCCGAGGACCACGCCGAGGAGATCGAAGAGGCCCTCGCCGGCGCCGACATGGTGTTCGTCACCGCGGGCGAGGGTGGCGGTACCGGCACCGGTGGTGCACCGGTCGTCGCGCGCATCGCGAAGTCCATCGGGGCGCTGACCATCGGTGTCGTCACGAAGCCCTTCAGCTTCGAGGGCAAGCGTCGCCAGTCCCAGGCCGAGAACGGCGTCGCTGGCCTCAAGGACGAGGTCGACACGCTCATCGTCGTCCCGAACGACCGCCTGCTCGAGATCAGCGACCGGGGCATCTCCATGGTCGAGGCGTTCGCCACGGCCGACCAGGTGCTCCTCGCCGGCGTGCAGGGCATCACCGACCTCATCACGACCCCGGGGCTGATCAACCTCGACTTCGCCGACGTCAAGAGCGTCATGCAGGGTGCGGGTTCCGCGCTCATGGGCATCGGCTCGTCGCGCGGTGCCGACCGTGCGATCAAGGCGGCCGAGCTCGCCGTCGCGTCGCCACTGCTCGAGGCCTCCATCGACGGTGCGCACGGCGTGCTGCTGTCGATCCAGGGTGGCTCGAACCTCGGCATCTTCGAGATCAACGACGCCGCGCGTCTGGTGCAGGAAGCCGTGCACCCCGAGGCGAACATCATCTTCGGTGCGGTCATCGACGACACCCTGGGCGACGAGGTCCGCGTGACGGTCATCGCCGCGGGCTTCGACGGTGGCGAGCCGGCCCAGCAGCAGAAGGAACGTCGCTCGAGCTACGTCGACCCGGAGTCGAGCGCCGCGGCGCCCGTCGCCGCCTCGACCGGCGCGATCGAGGACTCCACCACGTCGAGCCCGTCCTGGGCATCGCAGGAGCACCAGCCGCCGGTGCAGCGCGCCGCCGACCCGGCGTTCGACGACGACGACGAGCTCGACGTCCCCGACTTCCTGAAGTGACCCACCCTTGGTAGCCGACACGCGCCTCCAGGCCTCGTCTCACGACGACGGACTGGAGGCGCGTGTTGCGTCCGTCAGGAGCGGCATCGCCGACGCGGCGCGAGCCGCAGGGCGCTCGCCCGACGAGCTGACGCTCGTCGTCGTCACGAAGTACCACCCGGCGTCGCTCGTCCGCGAGCTCGCCGCGCTCGGCGTGACGGACGTGGGCGAGAACCGCCACCAGGAGGCGCAGGCGAAGGCCGCCGAGCTGGCGGACCTCGGCCTGACCTGGCACTTCGTCGGGCAGCTGCAGTCGAAGAAGGCCCGCCAGGCCCGGCGGTACGCCCACGTCGTGCAGTCGCTCGACCGAGGCTCCGTCGTCGACGCGTTCGCGCCGACCGAGGCCGAGCCGGAACCGCCGGTCATCGACGGCTTCGTGCAGGTGAACCTCACCGACGACCCCGGCCGCGGCGGGGTGCAGCCGGACGATGTCGAAGCGATGGTGACGCGTGTGCTGGCCGCCGGGACCATCCGGCTGCGGGGTGTCATGGCGGTCGCGCCCCTCGACGAGGAGCCTCGAGCCGCCTTCGCCCGACTCCGCTCGATCTCCGAACGGGTCGTGTCGCTCGAGCCCGGCGCCAGAGACATCTCCGCCGGCATGAGCGGGGACTACGCCGAGGCGATCCTCGAGGGCGCGACACACCTGCGGATCGGCACCGCAATCACGGGAAACCGGCCGCCCGCACCCTAGCCTCGTTGCAGGGCACCACGAGCACGAACCCCGGAGGAACCATGGCCAACCCGCTGAAGAAGACGATGGTCTACCTCGGCCTCGCCGATGAGGAACTCGACTACGAGGACGAGCAGCAGGCCGAGCCCGCGCGCCAGGCCGCCGCGGCCGCCCCGGCGCCCGCCGAACCGCAGGAGGCCCCCGCCGCGGCAGCAGCCCCGGCGGCCGCTCCCGCAGCGGCTCCGGCTCCCACCAAGACGCACACCCACCAGCGCGGCGCCCAGGTCACTCCGCTCCGCCGCTCGCACACGACCGCACAGAAGGCGACCCCGGTCCAGGAAATGAACGAGATCCTCACCGTCCACCCGCGCGAGTACAAGGACGCCCAGTCCATCGCCGAGAGCTTCCGTGACGGCATCCCCGTCATCATCAACCTCTCGCAGATGACCGAGGGCGACGCCCGACGCATGATCGACTTCGCCTCGGGGCTGTCGCTCGGCCTGTTCGGCAAGATCGAGCGTGTCACGAACAAGGTCTTCCTCCTCTCCCCGGCGCACGTCGCAGTGAGCGGTGAGCCCGCTGAGGTAGAGT contains these protein-coding regions:
- a CDS encoding FtsQ-type POTRA domain-containing protein, with translation MKRPEGFDEGDARRDAPAEGADAPRQRRGPSKPRLPFRGRVADDREARPASAPEAPVDETVDETAGSTPAGRPAAGTSGPHRDRVGAFAGAAGRRFGAGLSTVADRLREYTPNEDHRDPEADRRDAGRRAATSGGAEHDATVTDVLDATGASRTDQHAEAPIGARVRAAETAREARIAKRRRRLLERAEVRRFTRRSRHRRAAWITAASVVLVLGVSILVAVFSPLMALRTIEVKGTNRVDESALRQALSDQIGTPLARLDFDAIKRDVAGFPLIESYVTEEAPPHTLVVTVTERTPVVAVRSGSTFDLVDPAGIVVQSSPKRPATMPLADIARARLGSSSFRTMTEVVLALPSTVRSQVTRVAGSTADDVTLTLKDGSTVVWGSPDDSDAKAELLAALVKDHAARNPGVVVEYDVSAPDNGVIRAED
- the ftsZ gene encoding cell division protein FtsZ → MTTNHNYLAVIKVVGVGGGGVNAVNRMIELGLRGVEFIAINTDAQALLLSDADVKLDVGREITRGLGAGADPEVGRRAAEDHAEEIEEALAGADMVFVTAGEGGGTGTGGAPVVARIAKSIGALTIGVVTKPFSFEGKRRQSQAENGVAGLKDEVDTLIVVPNDRLLEISDRGISMVEAFATADQVLLAGVQGITDLITTPGLINLDFADVKSVMQGAGSALMGIGSSRGADRAIKAAELAVASPLLEASIDGAHGVLLSIQGGSNLGIFEINDAARLVQEAVHPEANIIFGAVIDDTLGDEVRVTVIAAGFDGGEPAQQQKERRSSYVDPESSAAAPVAASTGAIEDSTTSSPSWASQEHQPPVQRAADPAFDDDDELDVPDFLK
- a CDS encoding YggS family pyridoxal phosphate-dependent enzyme → MVADTRLQASSHDDGLEARVASVRSGIADAARAAGRSPDELTLVVVTKYHPASLVRELAALGVTDVGENRHQEAQAKAAELADLGLTWHFVGQLQSKKARQARRYAHVVQSLDRGSVVDAFAPTEAEPEPPVIDGFVQVNLTDDPGRGGVQPDDVEAMVTRVLAAGTIRLRGVMAVAPLDEEPRAAFARLRSISERVVSLEPGARDISAGMSGDYAEAILEGATHLRIGTAITGNRPPAP
- a CDS encoding cell division protein SepF, producing the protein MANPLKKTMVYLGLADEELDYEDEQQAEPARQAAAAAPAPAEPQEAPAAAAAPAAAPAAAPAPTKTHTHQRGAQVTPLRRSHTTAQKATPVQEMNEILTVHPREYKDAQSIAESFRDGIPVIINLSQMTEGDARRMIDFASGLSLGLFGKIERVTNKVFLLSPAHVAVSGEPAEVESDIEANFFAQS